A region of Fibrobacter succinogenes subsp. succinogenes S85 DNA encodes the following proteins:
- a CDS encoding glycoside hydrolase family 9 protein, which produces MFVKNHALKSVALAALVAAPAFAATAYINQIGYRPGDFKELALVDANGSVDFVNAAGQVVLSVTPKAASYWDASGQNVQLVDFSKLAEAGKYSIKVNGNVLRSDLVVKSQTYEDIVKASIKWFYYQRASMALESQYAGKWARAAGHTNPTAELHNSTGASGTINSSKGWYDAGDYGRYIVNSGITTYTLLSLYEHFPQYFKTLKWNIPAEGSLPDLLAEIKYNLDWMLTMQASDGGVYHKLTSLGFPGDVMPAADNSKLYAIGKSTAGTFDFAAVMAMASRIYKPFDATYASKCLEAAKKAYAWGQQNPSRNYLANPSDVSTGAYENDNPNDEKVLAGTELFITTGDASYKQSGSSEYVSYWGDVMGLATYEKATHQAQFGGDANEAKQKILGTADNFANRAEKGFGVVMAKDDFVWGSNAVASNQGVWLLHAYYLTGEQKYYKAAVKVLDYLLGKNPLDMSFVTGYGSKSPKMPHHRPSTSDNIEEPIPGMLVGGPQPGGEDVGSAAEWKCADYRTGQAATAYTDQHCSYATNEVAINWNAPLAYLAGAIEAINSGYAPEFAAAGVAKQDVPASSSSEAPASSSSSVPQSSSSEVASSSSAISGNSSSSETVASSSSSQGTIAIHAPVESRMMRSTQPRLRFDDQKVFIEKNGKRFDLKGHRIK; this is translated from the coding sequence ATGTTTGTGAAGAATCATGCGTTAAAGTCCGTAGCGCTTGCCGCGCTCGTCGCAGCCCCAGCTTTCGCAGCGACTGCCTACATCAACCAGATCGGCTACCGTCCGGGCGACTTCAAGGAACTCGCCTTGGTTGATGCAAACGGCAGCGTGGATTTCGTGAATGCCGCCGGCCAGGTCGTTCTCTCCGTGACGCCGAAGGCCGCTTCTTACTGGGATGCGAGCGGTCAGAATGTCCAGCTCGTCGATTTCTCCAAGCTTGCTGAAGCGGGCAAGTACAGCATCAAGGTAAACGGCAACGTGCTCCGTTCTGATCTCGTCGTGAAATCCCAGACGTACGAAGATATCGTCAAGGCTTCCATCAAGTGGTTCTACTACCAGCGCGCTTCCATGGCTCTCGAAAGCCAGTATGCAGGCAAGTGGGCCCGCGCAGCCGGACACACGAATCCGACCGCCGAACTTCACAATTCTACGGGTGCTTCGGGTACGATCAATTCCAGCAAGGGCTGGTACGATGCTGGCGACTACGGTCGTTACATTGTGAATTCGGGCATCACGACCTACACGCTCCTCTCTCTTTACGAACACTTCCCGCAGTATTTCAAAACGCTCAAGTGGAACATTCCGGCCGAAGGCTCCCTCCCGGATTTGCTTGCCGAAATCAAGTACAATCTCGACTGGATGCTCACCATGCAGGCGTCCGATGGCGGCGTCTACCACAAGCTCACTTCTCTCGGCTTCCCGGGCGATGTGATGCCGGCTGCCGACAATTCCAAGCTTTATGCAATCGGTAAGAGCACGGCGGGTACGTTTGACTTTGCTGCCGTGATGGCTATGGCTTCCCGCATTTACAAGCCGTTCGACGCCACTTACGCTTCCAAGTGTCTTGAAGCCGCTAAAAAAGCTTACGCTTGGGGCCAGCAGAACCCGAGCCGCAACTATCTCGCTAATCCGTCGGATGTCTCGACGGGTGCCTACGAAAACGACAATCCGAACGACGAAAAGGTTCTTGCCGGGACAGAACTCTTCATCACGACGGGTGATGCTTCTTACAAGCAGTCCGGCTCTTCGGAATACGTCTCTTACTGGGGCGATGTCATGGGCCTTGCCACGTACGAAAAGGCTACGCATCAGGCGCAATTTGGTGGCGATGCAAACGAAGCTAAGCAGAAAATCTTGGGCACGGCAGACAACTTTGCTAACCGCGCCGAAAAAGGCTTTGGCGTCGTGATGGCAAAGGATGACTTTGTATGGGGTTCCAATGCGGTTGCCTCCAATCAGGGCGTTTGGCTGTTGCATGCCTACTACCTCACGGGCGAACAGAAGTATTACAAGGCTGCCGTCAAGGTTCTTGATTACTTGCTCGGCAAGAACCCGCTTGACATGTCTTTCGTGACGGGTTACGGCTCCAAGTCTCCGAAAATGCCGCACCACCGCCCGAGTACTTCGGATAACATAGAAGAACCGATCCCGGGTATGCTTGTGGGTGGCCCGCAGCCTGGCGGCGAAGACGTTGGTTCTGCCGCCGAATGGAAGTGTGCCGATTACCGCACGGGTCAGGCCGCTACCGCTTACACCGATCAGCACTGCAGCTATGCTACGAACGAAGTCGCTATCAACTGGAACGCTCCGCTCGCATATCTCGCTGGCGCTATCGAAGCTATCAACTCCGGCTATGCTCCGGAATTTGCCGCCGCAGGCGTTGCAAAACAGGATGTACCTGCATCGAGCTCTTCCGAAGCTCCCGCAAGCTCTTCTTCGAGCGTTCCGCAGAGTTCCTCCTCTGAAGTTGCAAGTAGTTCTTCCGCGATTTCTGGCAATTCCTCTTCTTCTGAGACGGTCGCAAGTTCCTCTAGCTCTCAGGGCACGATTGCAATTCACGCTCCGGTCGAATCTAGAATGATGCGCTCAACTCAGCCGCGTCTCCGCTTCGATGACCAAAAAGTCTTCATTGAAAAGAACGGCAAGCGCTTTGACCTCAAGGGCCATCGCATTAAGTAA
- the rseP gene encoding RIP metalloprotease RseP — MISSILNNLLMFILGLLALSFLVTIHELGHFIVAKWNKVRVNTFSVGFGKKLFRFKKGETEYCISAIPFGGYVAMAGENPDSIEDGKGPSQDDFLGKSVGARAAIAFAGPFVNIAFAFILLIFLYMVGVQEPDNKNLIIGFVAKNSSAEIAGIQPGDTITAINGKETQGWDDFREQIGVSLGADVMLEVHRGGEPLAIKVVPQELVIPAADSTSDPIKMGIGDIGIYPRNRVIVRLPPKEGSAAQKAGIMRGDTIFEINGEHISRYEEVVRLIDGSKGAEVNVTLLRDGKKVDVKMTPAYNEEFKRYIVGIQMGYVMFSETHLVRRGPIEAFEKTCATSWKMTTSIFRYFKRLFQGQVKVDAFSGPVSIVAVMGNVWMSGFQDFLMLLALISINLGVMNLLPLAITDGGLLLFLGIEKVRGKPLSLKTQSVIQNVAAAFFISFFVFITILDFGKISLFLK; from the coding sequence ATGATTTCTAGTATTTTGAATAATTTATTGATGTTTATTTTGGGGCTCCTGGCGTTGAGCTTCCTCGTGACGATTCACGAACTGGGTCATTTTATTGTCGCCAAGTGGAACAAGGTCCGCGTTAATACTTTCTCTGTGGGCTTTGGCAAAAAGCTTTTCCGATTCAAGAAAGGCGAGACGGAATATTGCATCTCGGCGATTCCCTTTGGCGGCTATGTTGCCATGGCGGGTGAAAATCCGGATAGCATTGAAGATGGTAAAGGTCCTTCGCAAGATGATTTTCTGGGAAAGTCTGTTGGCGCTCGCGCAGCGATTGCGTTTGCGGGTCCATTTGTGAATATCGCATTTGCATTTATTCTTTTGATTTTCCTTTACATGGTCGGCGTCCAGGAACCGGATAACAAGAACCTTATCATCGGTTTTGTGGCGAAAAATTCTTCTGCCGAAATTGCAGGCATCCAGCCGGGCGATACGATTACCGCTATCAATGGCAAGGAAACGCAAGGTTGGGACGATTTCCGCGAACAGATTGGCGTGAGCCTTGGTGCCGATGTGATGCTTGAAGTACATCGTGGCGGCGAACCGCTTGCCATTAAGGTCGTTCCGCAAGAACTCGTGATTCCGGCTGCAGATTCCACATCCGACCCGATTAAAATGGGCATTGGCGATATCGGCATTTATCCGCGCAACCGCGTGATAGTCCGTTTGCCACCTAAAGAAGGTTCTGCAGCGCAAAAAGCGGGAATCATGCGTGGTGACACGATTTTTGAAATCAATGGTGAACATATTTCGCGTTACGAAGAAGTTGTTCGTTTGATTGATGGTTCCAAAGGTGCCGAAGTCAACGTGACGCTTTTGCGCGATGGCAAGAAAGTTGACGTGAAGATGACGCCCGCTTACAATGAAGAATTCAAACGCTACATTGTAGGTATCCAGATGGGCTATGTGATGTTTAGTGAAACGCATCTTGTGCGTCGTGGTCCGATTGAAGCTTTTGAAAAGACTTGCGCTACGAGCTGGAAAATGACGACGAGCATCTTCCGCTATTTCAAGCGTTTGTTCCAAGGCCAGGTCAAGGTTGACGCATTCTCCGGTCCGGTCTCAATTGTCGCCGTGATGGGCAACGTGTGGATGAGCGGTTTCCAGGACTTCCTCATGCTTCTTGCGCTTATCAGCATTAACCTCGGCGTGATGAACTTGCTCCCGCTTGCCATTACCGATGGCGGTCTCCTCTTGTTCCTCGGCATAGAAAAAGTGCGCGGCAAGCCTCTGAGCCTCAAGACACAATCCGTAATCCAGAACGTCGCGGCGGCTTTCTTCATCAGCTTCTTTGTGTTCATCACGATTCTTGATTTCGGGAAAATCTCGCTCTTCTTGAAATAA
- a CDS encoding cupin domain-containing protein has translation MELIKKYDITVLCNPGVESAQLLTPENSRSEKVSVTKVSVMPGAEQPRHKHYTSEQVWVAVQGRGVLLLADDKEVPFEAGDVVRFAEKEIHGLRNMGPEIFEYICISTPPMNFAYAYMQAR, from the coding sequence ATGGAACTGATTAAAAAGTACGACATAACGGTTTTGTGCAACCCCGGAGTGGAGTCTGCACAGTTGCTCACGCCCGAGAACAGCAGATCAGAAAAGGTTTCGGTCACGAAAGTTTCTGTGATGCCGGGTGCAGAACAGCCGCGCCATAAGCATTATACGTCGGAACAGGTATGGGTCGCGGTTCAGGGCCGTGGAGTCCTGTTACTCGCCGACGATAAGGAAGTTCCGTTTGAAGCAGGCGACGTCGTGCGCTTTGCAGAAAAGGAAATTCACGGGTTGCGCAATATGGGACCCGAGATTTTTGAATACATTTGCATCAGTACGCCGCCGATGAATTTCGCGTACGCGTACATGCAGGCGAGATAA
- a CDS encoding RDD family protein, producing MDETTAIKLATRKRRFFAFLIDALIIGVFGNMIGWSFEDALLQLGSYGKAIGVATILLYFGICNSKLMNGQTLGKMLLNIRVVDKNSNYISVAKAILRALPFALYILLNGLPVSDSTDLYPSLILGTILFSIPILEVYFAIANNKSLQSLHDLIAKTYVISAKSEGSIDFTNNKAILYAGFALPILILAVVFAGSSAVSNKLIYVKDMQKIVSVASQELPISSITMYRNKTETTNFNGETTQTKLIQVSATKKNKDENDTLLAVKIAKIIFDSGFTFEEDENLFIAIIYGYDIGIASNYSSSTFNDSIEAWKSVSKKIGVLNKIAKSHHNKSVLKDDFWRYIAGSQYIVSGTLNVDTNKINEIRNSKTAFYEFKFTVDSVFKGGLQAKEIIIRKTICSKDEKTNRCNDSNLVLFNGQKIIAPINISYTNPAQFAFARSTSKSILLENDENKTRVLNEIAKQKDIIENKLYAEACPITQHADSVKALIEDMLVASKAEDAYTQLEKLGRHALPAIICQMDDRRELAIKSITLQNNYPGATQPSRHYTPQVVVDVLVALLHQAVGNDFGFIQNGASEEERTKTINGWRIFLWYLING from the coding sequence ATGGATGAGACAACCGCCATAAAATTGGCCACACGAAAGAGAAGATTTTTCGCATTTTTGATAGATGCCTTAATCATCGGCGTATTCGGCAATATGATCGGATGGTCATTTGAAGATGCGCTTTTGCAACTCGGGAGTTACGGGAAAGCAATCGGCGTCGCGACCATTCTACTTTATTTCGGGATTTGCAACAGTAAGCTTATGAACGGGCAGACGCTCGGAAAGATGCTGTTAAATATTCGCGTTGTAGACAAAAATTCCAATTACATTTCTGTTGCGAAAGCAATTTTGAGAGCATTGCCTTTTGCCCTTTACATTTTGCTAAACGGCTTGCCGGTTTCTGATTCTACGGACCTTTATCCAAGTCTCATTCTCGGCACAATCCTATTTTCAATTCCAATTCTTGAAGTTTACTTTGCCATAGCCAACAACAAATCCTTGCAGTCCTTACACGACTTGATTGCCAAGACTTACGTCATCTCTGCCAAAAGTGAAGGTAGTATCGACTTTACCAACAACAAGGCAATTCTTTATGCAGGATTCGCACTGCCGATTTTAATTTTAGCAGTAGTCTTCGCAGGCAGTTCTGCAGTTTCAAACAAGCTTATATATGTTAAGGACATGCAAAAGATTGTTAGCGTCGCAAGCCAAGAGCTCCCGATTTCAAGTATAACCATGTACCGTAACAAAACCGAAACCACAAATTTCAACGGAGAGACTACACAAACCAAGCTCATCCAAGTCTCCGCCACCAAGAAAAACAAAGACGAAAACGACACATTGTTGGCCGTAAAAATTGCAAAAATTATTTTTGACTCTGGATTTACATTTGAAGAAGACGAAAACCTATTCATCGCCATCATTTATGGCTACGATATCGGTATTGCCAGTAATTATTCTTCGAGTACATTCAATGATTCTATTGAGGCATGGAAAAGCGTTTCAAAGAAAATAGGCGTTTTAAACAAAATAGCAAAAAGTCACCACAACAAGTCTGTTCTAAAAGATGATTTTTGGAGATACATTGCAGGCTCCCAGTATATTGTATCCGGCACACTCAACGTTGACACAAACAAAATCAACGAAATCAGAAATTCCAAAACAGCATTCTATGAATTCAAATTTACCGTAGATTCTGTTTTTAAGGGAGGCCTTCAAGCAAAAGAAATCATCATCCGAAAAACAATCTGTAGCAAAGATGAAAAAACTAATCGTTGTAACGATTCAAACCTCGTTTTATTCAATGGTCAGAAAATCATTGCTCCGATAAACATTAGCTACACGAATCCGGCACAGTTTGCCTTCGCACGAAGCACCTCTAAATCCATTTTACTAGAAAATGACGAAAACAAGACAAGAGTCCTCAACGAAATTGCAAAGCAAAAAGACATCATTGAAAACAAGCTCTACGCGGAAGCTTGCCCGATTACACAACACGCTGATTCCGTAAAAGCGCTTATTGAAGATATGCTAGTAGCCTCAAAAGCAGAAGACGCCTACACACAATTAGAGAAACTAGGTAGACACGCACTCCCTGCAATAATCTGTCAAATGGATGACCGCAGGGAACTCGCTATAAAAAGCATCACGTTACAAAACAACTACCCAGGCGCAACACAGCCTTCAAGGCATTACACGCCCCAAGTTGTCGTTGATGTACTTGTAGCCCTGTTGCACCAAGCCGTTGGAAACGATTTCGGGTTCATTCAAAACGGAGCAAGCGAAGAAGAGCGTACCAAGACCATCAATGGCTGGAGAATATTTTTGTGGTACCTGATAAACGGGTAG
- a CDS encoding TIGR03905 family TSCPD domain-containing protein: protein MEETFKTKGTCATTIQFTRDGDIIRNIRFTGGCNGNLKAIAKLCEGMKAEDIAAKLLGNTCGGKPTSCADQIARAVLGMQA from the coding sequence ATGGAAGAGACATTCAAGACAAAAGGCACATGCGCAACGACGATTCAGTTCACGCGTGACGGAGACATCATCCGCAACATCCGCTTTACAGGAGGATGCAACGGGAACCTCAAGGCGATTGCAAAACTTTGCGAAGGCATGAAAGCCGAAGACATTGCAGCCAAGCTGCTCGGAAACACCTGTGGCGGAAAGCCGACCTCTTGCGCAGACCAGATCGCCCGTGCCGTTCTCGGGATGCAAGCTTAA
- a CDS encoding flavodoxin family protein — protein MNILVLSGSPRKGGNTDLLVESFVKGASQKHQVEVVSVHDYKVNPCIGCNSCFAREDHKCCQKDDMHIVYDKMANAEMLVIASPVYFYGLSAQLKTVIDRFHNPVRDTFHIHKMALLLVGAASLPELFNGILTQYKLCLNFFKLQDMGQVLVRGAKDKGDVKNGDSLQKAFELGQNL, from the coding sequence ATGAATATTCTTGTTCTTTCGGGTAGCCCGCGCAAGGGCGGCAATACGGATTTGCTGGTAGAATCGTTTGTGAAGGGAGCTTCGCAAAAGCATCAAGTCGAAGTCGTTTCGGTTCACGATTACAAAGTCAATCCTTGTATTGGTTGCAATTCGTGCTTTGCCCGCGAAGACCACAAGTGCTGCCAGAAAGATGATATGCATATCGTCTACGATAAAATGGCGAATGCCGAAATGCTCGTGATTGCATCGCCGGTGTATTTCTATGGGTTGAGCGCCCAGCTGAAGACTGTCATTGACCGTTTCCACAATCCGGTTCGGGATACTTTTCACATCCACAAGATGGCGCTCCTCTTGGTGGGCGCGGCATCGCTCCCGGAACTGTTCAACGGCATCCTCACGCAGTACAAGCTTTGCCTCAACTTCTTCAAGCTGCAGGACATGGGCCAGGTGCTTGTGCGTGGCGCAAAAGATAAAGGCGATGTCAAGAACGGAGACTCTCTCCAGAAAGCTTTTGAGTTAGGACAAAATCTTTAA
- a CDS encoding TIGR02171 family lipoprotein has translation MFFWGCSDSEGISKKEASSEEEVPVEGFAYIHSKGKTTVLGTMSKTAKADEQPAMKVYFDYDFCVGVHEVTQGEFGQLMNRSFKKDSFDYPQANVTFYDAVLYANALSKKYKMDTVYTYSKAQFAEDKSCENLVGLKTNYDVWGFRLPTEAEWMFVANTRSDDISGKLKEWVNDWKGFFADTTIENFVGAANANGMDEKILKGSSFVKENVPLYARGDFYTVTPLSKAEYVGFRLVWGKIENAVWFNPSSGAVTSVVTPLALAENIRNLFGTYQAKLVFRNDETGNIAYINYANAANSVVEIQDDIDSYHPDVSPDGKYVAFCTGLEGVAGESSVYVRKLEESGSGLVKLNVEGAAIPRWRILDNGDTVIVFVTNPGTNKSESTWNEYSTWYVPFKDGKFGTPKKVLQGSFHGGLSFEKGFAVTGASLLRATRFTDKSQNNELWYNGEQACNVSLSRDGRDRTMFLDFAGKTGAAFVGKKYSVHEMLLIADSTGKLVQSIESPKGYTFDHAEWVADKNFAVATLANANGVHQKIALVDVASNKVMELAEGSELWHPCLWVKQKKIVTQESSSSSKTVESSTSAEILFVLDPDSAGMYLNSKYGAVGNGLMRNNMELLWNFHDQANVIVLGSSRPLDGIVPKQFNEKFFVLNLAQTPSGIYESKFYLDHYVYPHVKNLRYIILSLDYDLWRYGPESDHNFFYSNYKSFPGYIYDKNHGYWASGIPEGLAELTEDGYSDQNGVALRENMGYWSVGSCNGWGTSVCGWDSTSLTPRGIKMAMDTLVNLIETADKRDIYVIGIVFPVSPNYKKTGRFACYGTRRSVADSLTKVLTAMHEKYPHFIVMDENKMGDHDYPDSMADDQQHLCPVGATQMTHRVDSLLMTLD, from the coding sequence ATGTTTTTTTGGGGATGCAGCGATAGCGAAGGTATTTCAAAAAAAGAGGCCTCTTCCGAAGAAGAAGTTCCTGTAGAAGGCTTTGCTTATATTCACTCAAAAGGAAAGACAACTGTTCTTGGGACAATGTCGAAAACAGCGAAAGCCGATGAACAACCTGCCATGAAGGTTTATTTCGACTACGATTTCTGTGTCGGGGTCCACGAGGTGACTCAAGGCGAATTTGGCCAACTGATGAATCGTTCCTTCAAGAAGGATTCTTTTGATTATCCGCAAGCAAATGTGACATTTTATGATGCGGTCCTGTACGCGAATGCTTTGAGCAAAAAATATAAGATGGATACGGTTTATACCTATAGCAAAGCTCAATTTGCTGAAGATAAGTCGTGCGAAAATCTCGTTGGTTTGAAGACGAATTATGATGTTTGGGGCTTTCGCTTGCCGACCGAGGCCGAATGGATGTTTGTCGCCAATACTCGTTCTGACGACATTAGTGGAAAACTCAAGGAATGGGTGAACGACTGGAAGGGCTTTTTTGCCGATACGACTATTGAAAACTTTGTTGGCGCAGCGAATGCCAACGGAATGGACGAAAAAATCCTCAAGGGAAGCTCGTTTGTAAAGGAAAATGTCCCACTATATGCTCGCGGAGATTTCTATACGGTGACGCCCCTTTCGAAGGCGGAATATGTTGGCTTTCGTCTGGTTTGGGGAAAGATTGAAAATGCGGTTTGGTTCAATCCTTCGAGTGGTGCGGTAACGTCGGTTGTTACTCCGTTAGCCTTGGCGGAAAATATTCGCAATCTGTTCGGAACCTATCAGGCTAAGCTTGTTTTCCGAAATGACGAAACCGGTAATATTGCCTACATTAATTACGCGAATGCGGCAAATTCCGTTGTGGAGATACAGGACGATATTGATTCGTACCATCCCGATGTTTCTCCCGATGGCAAGTATGTTGCGTTCTGTACGGGGCTTGAAGGTGTCGCGGGCGAGTCGTCGGTGTATGTTCGCAAATTAGAAGAGTCTGGCTCGGGGCTTGTCAAGTTGAATGTTGAGGGGGCGGCAATTCCGCGATGGCGAATCTTGGATAATGGCGATACCGTGATTGTTTTTGTTACAAATCCGGGAACGAATAAGTCTGAATCGACTTGGAACGAATATAGTACATGGTATGTTCCATTTAAAGATGGAAAATTTGGAACGCCGAAAAAAGTGCTCCAGGGAAGTTTTCATGGCGGACTTTCCTTTGAAAAAGGTTTTGCCGTGACAGGGGCGTCCTTGTTGCGTGCAACACGGTTTACGGATAAATCGCAAAATAATGAGTTGTGGTATAATGGAGAGCAGGCCTGTAATGTTTCGCTTTCAAGGGATGGCCGTGATAGAACGATGTTCCTTGACTTTGCGGGAAAAACGGGTGCTGCGTTTGTGGGTAAGAAATATTCCGTACATGAAATGTTGCTGATTGCGGACAGTACAGGGAAGCTGGTGCAGTCGATAGAGTCGCCGAAGGGCTATACGTTTGATCATGCGGAATGGGTGGCCGATAAAAATTTCGCGGTTGCTACGCTTGCCAATGCAAACGGTGTACACCAGAAAATTGCACTGGTGGATGTTGCCTCTAATAAGGTTATGGAACTTGCGGAAGGCTCTGAACTCTGGCACCCCTGCCTGTGGGTAAAGCAGAAGAAAATTGTAACGCAAGAAAGTTCTTCTTCGAGTAAAACCGTTGAATCTTCGACGTCGGCTGAAATTTTGTTTGTTCTAGATCCTGATAGCGCTGGAATGTACCTGAATTCCAAATACGGGGCTGTGGGCAACGGCCTGATGCGTAACAATATGGAACTCCTGTGGAATTTCCACGACCAGGCGAATGTCATTGTGCTTGGATCTTCTAGGCCCCTAGATGGCATTGTTCCTAAGCAGTTTAATGAAAAATTCTTTGTCCTGAATTTGGCGCAGACGCCGAGCGGTATTTATGAGTCTAAGTTCTACCTAGACCATTATGTTTACCCGCATGTCAAGAATTTGCGCTATATTATTTTGTCGCTGGATTATGATTTGTGGCGCTATGGGCCGGAATCGGACCATAATTTCTTCTATTCGAACTACAAGAGTTTCCCGGGCTATATCTATGACAAAAATCATGGATACTGGGCGTCAGGGATTCCAGAAGGGCTTGCTGAACTGACCGAAGACGGGTATAGCGACCAGAATGGGGTGGCCTTGAGGGAAAACATGGGCTATTGGTCGGTAGGAAGTTGCAATGGATGGGGAACTAGTGTTTGTGGCTGGGATTCGACTTCGCTTACTCCGCGTGGTATTAAAATGGCGATGGATACTCTTGTTAATCTCATTGAAACGGCGGATAAGCGGGATATATACGTCATAGGGATAGTTTTCCCTGTGAGTCCGAATTATAAGAAAACAGGTCGTTTCGCCTGTTATGGCACGCGCCGAAGTGTAGCCGATTCTTTGACGAAGGTCTTGACCGCCATGCATGAGAAATACCCTCATTTTATTGTGATGGACGAAAACAAGATGGGTGATCATGATTATCCAGATAGTATGGCAGATGATCAGCAGCACCTTTGCCCTGTTGGTGCAACACAGATGACGCACCGTGTTGATTCGCTCTTAATGACGCTCGATTAG
- a CDS encoding TSCPD domain-containing protein yields the protein MTYKTNNEFIMEETFQTKGTCATMIQFTRDGDKIRNIRFTGGCNGNLKAIAKLEA from the coding sequence ATGACATACAAAACAAACAACGAGTTTATTATGGAAGAAACATTCCAGACAAAAGGCACATGCGCGACGATGATCCAGTTTACGCGCGATGGAGACAAAATTAGGAACATCCGCTTTACGGGCGGATGCAACGGCAACCTCAAGGCGATTGCAAAACTAGAAGCGTAA
- a CDS encoding flavodoxin family protein: protein MKILVFSGSPRKGGNTDLLVESFVMGTSQKHQVEVVSVHDYKVNPCIGCNSCFALTSQKAFELGQSL, encoded by the coding sequence ATGAAAATTCTTGTTTTTTCGGGTAGCCCGCGCAAGGGCGGCAATACGGATTTACTGGTGGAATCGTTTGTGATGGGTACTTCGCAAAAGCATCAAGTTGAAGTTGTTTCCGTTCACGATTACAAAGTCAATCCTTGCATCGGTTGCAATTCGTGCTTTGCCTTAACTTCTCAGAAAGCTTTTGAGTTAGGACAAAGTCTTTAA
- a CDS encoding methyltransferase family protein has translation MKRFRDFIGYLLGGILFVMLIPTIMWLASGMPALWPVDTWRCVVAPVVMLVGLVLSVWTIVYMRSRGKGNPMDAFGHEVAPRTQHLMVDGPYKINRNPMLTGTLIYLVGAAVWLWTWQSCAVFVAFFAIMMVQVLSEEKRLRRDFGKEYEEYCKHSRRF, from the coding sequence ATGAAACGCTTTCGTGATTTTATCGGCTACTTGTTGGGCGGGATTCTCTTTGTGATGCTCATCCCGACAATTATGTGGCTTGCGTCCGGAATGCCCGCGCTTTGGCCGGTTGATACTTGGCGCTGCGTTGTGGCGCCTGTCGTGATGCTTGTGGGCCTTGTGCTGAGCGTTTGGACAATCGTCTATATGCGCAGTCGTGGCAAAGGGAATCCGATGGATGCTTTCGGCCACGAAGTGGCCCCGCGTACGCAACACCTGATGGTTGATGGCCCGTACAAAATCAATCGCAATCCGATGCTTACTGGAACTCTTATTTATCTCGTGGGTGCCGCTGTATGGCTATGGACTTGGCAATCTTGCGCTGTATTCGTCGCCTTCTTTGCCATCATGATGGTGCAGGTGCTAAGCGAAGAAAAACGTCTTCGCCGTGACTTCGGCAAGGAATATGAAGAGTATTGCAAACACTCAAGAAGGTTCTGA
- a CDS encoding GNAT family N-acetyltransferase gives MAISYKTIHDFSEQDLKDLFLSVEWSSGHFPDKLVIAMKNFKTVVSAWDGDKLVGMICAMDDGIMNAYVHYLLVRPEYQGKGIGKALVEKVKDVYKDYLRIVVVAYDKEIDFYEYCGFKKATDASPMFITSLWT, from the coding sequence ATGGCTATCTCATATAAAACAATTCATGATTTTTCGGAGCAAGATTTAAAAGATTTGTTTCTTTCGGTGGAATGGTCCTCGGGACATTTCCCAGACAAGCTCGTTATCGCAATGAAGAATTTCAAGACGGTCGTTTCGGCTTGGGACGGCGACAAGCTTGTCGGTATGATTTGCGCAATGGACGACGGCATCATGAATGCGTATGTTCATTATTTGCTTGTACGCCCGGAATACCAAGGAAAAGGCATCGGCAAGGCTCTTGTCGAAAAGGTCAAGGACGTGTACAAGGATTACTTGCGTATTGTCGTCGTGGCATACGACAAGGAAATAGACTTTTACGAATACTGCGGATTCAAGAAGGCAACTGACGCAAGCCCAATGTTCATCACAAGCTTGTGGACGTAA